In Haloimpatiens massiliensis, the following are encoded in one genomic region:
- a CDS encoding purine-nucleoside phosphorylase, protein MELSKLMESVEYVKSKINDEPEIGIILGSGLGDIAEEVEDKITIKYSEVPNMPASTVKGHAGQFVFGSLNGKKVIMMQGRFHYYEGNPMSLLSLPVYIMKYLGVKNLIVTNAAGGVNTSFNPGDLMIITDHINFAGNNPLIGKNQEDIGPRFPDMSEAYNKGLRNLAKETAENLNIDVKEGVYVMMTGPTYETPAEIRMTRLLGGDAVGMSTVPEVIAANHCGMKVLGISCITNMAAGILDQPLNHAEVIETSNKVKSSFINLVKEIMKNM, encoded by the coding sequence ATGGAGCTGTCAAAGTTAATGGAAAGTGTAGAATATGTAAAAAGCAAAATTAATGATGAACCTGAAATAGGAATTATATTAGGTTCAGGGCTAGGAGATATAGCAGAAGAAGTAGAAGATAAAATTACAATAAAATATTCAGAAGTTCCTAATATGCCTGCATCAACTGTTAAAGGTCACGCTGGACAATTTGTATTTGGAAGCTTAAATGGAAAGAAAGTTATAATGATGCAGGGAAGATTTCATTATTATGAAGGAAATCCTATGTCACTTTTATCGTTGCCAGTTTATATAATGAAATATTTAGGTGTTAAAAATCTAATAGTTACTAATGCAGCTGGTGGAGTAAATACAAGCTTTAATCCAGGAGATTTAATGATAATAACAGACCATATAAATTTTGCAGGTAATAATCCATTAATAGGAAAAAATCAAGAGGATATAGGACCAAGATTTCCAGATATGTCAGAAGCATATAATAAAGGTTTAAGAAATTTAGCTAAAGAAACAGCAGAAAATTTGAACATAGATGTTAAAGAAGGAGTTTATGTAATGATGACAGGACCAACTTATGAAACTCCAGCAGAAATAAGAATGACTAGACTTTTAGGTGGAGATGCAGTGGGAATGTCAACAGTTCCAGAAGTTATAGCTGCAAATCATTGTGGAATGAAAGTTTTAGGAATATCTTGTATAACAAATATGGCAGCTGGAATATTAGATCAACCATTAAACCATGCTGAAGTTATAGAAACATCTAATAAAGTAAAAAGTAGTTTTATAAATTTAGTAAAAGAAATAATGAAAAACATGTAA
- the xerD gene encoding site-specific tyrosine recombinase XerD, whose translation MNELNLKEYVENLRKKKLSENTIEAYERDVKRFLEFLNSRNESIQESDTITIMAYVQELQKSKMANSSIVRSIISIRGFYIFLISKGLVEDDPTYKYEVPKIKRDIPKILTIEEVDKLLNMPDLNSHKGIRDKAMLEVMYATGIRVTELLNLNIYSLNLKLGYIKCKGTKGKERIIPIGSYAVNCIEEYLKIRYELNINNLDYLFFNSQGNRLTRQGFWKIIKEYAKDAEIEKNINLYTLRHSFAVHLLENGADIRIVQELLGHTSIAATQIYSSITKKSRIAEVYNKTHPRA comes from the coding sequence ATGAATGAATTAAATTTAAAAGAATATGTAGAAAATTTGAGAAAAAAGAAATTAAGTGAAAATACTATAGAAGCTTATGAGAGAGACGTAAAAAGATTTCTAGAATTTTTAAATTCTAGAAATGAAAGTATACAGGAATCAGATACTATTACCATAATGGCATATGTACAGGAATTGCAGAAGAGTAAAATGGCAAATAGTTCTATAGTGAGAAGCATAATTTCTATAAGAGGGTTTTATATATTTTTAATAAGTAAAGGACTAGTGGAAGATGATCCCACTTATAAATATGAGGTGCCTAAAATTAAAAGGGATATACCTAAAATACTTACGATAGAGGAAGTAGATAAACTTTTAAATATGCCAGATTTAAATAGCCATAAAGGCATAAGAGATAAAGCAATGCTTGAAGTTATGTATGCTACTGGTATAAGGGTAACAGAACTTTTAAATTTAAACATTTATAGTTTGAATTTAAAACTAGGCTATATAAAATGCAAAGGAACTAAGGGTAAAGAAAGAATAATTCCCATAGGTTCTTATGCAGTAAATTGTATTGAGGAATATTTGAAAATAAGGTATGAACTTAATATAAATAATTTAGATTACTTATTTTTTAATTCTCAAGGAAATAGATTAACTAGGCAGGGATTTTGGAAAATAATAAAGGAATATGCCAAGGATGCTGAGATAGAGAAAAATATAAACCTATATACTTTAAGACATTCCTTTGCTGTACATCTACTTGAAAATGGAGCAGATATAAGAATAGTTCAGGAGCTTCTAGGACATACAAGCATAGCTGCAACTCAAATATATAGTAGTATTACTAAAAAAAGTAGGATTGCTGAAGTATATAATAAGACTCATCCTAGGGCATAA
- the spoIIM gene encoding stage II sporulation protein M, whose product MTSNVGNNLNKHIKDNTSLYLLSIACIFIGMFLGVYCVKYMGQAEKNTLYEYLNKFVENMSSTSTEPKIIFIQSIKNMLPMILGIWFLGLTVIGIPIILIIDLIKGFTLGFSISSLINALGVKGIWVSVLGLIPQNIIYIPCIVFVSVLAMQFSLSMVKNRLNKQWTTNVIGKIASYSLIILICTLICFMGFFIEGYIVPIIIKIVV is encoded by the coding sequence ATGACAAGTAATGTGGGAAATAATTTAAATAAACACATAAAGGATAATACTTCATTATATTTACTCAGTATAGCTTGTATTTTTATAGGAATGTTTTTGGGAGTGTACTGCGTTAAATACATGGGACAAGCTGAAAAAAATACTTTATATGAGTATTTGAATAAATTTGTAGAAAACATGTCTTCAACTAGTACGGAACCTAAAATTATTTTTATTCAGTCCATAAAAAATATGTTGCCAATGATTTTAGGTATATGGTTTTTAGGTTTAACAGTAATAGGAATACCTATAATATTAATAATAGACCTTATAAAGGGATTTACATTGGGATTTTCTATAAGTTCATTAATAAATGCGTTAGGTGTAAAAGGTATATGGGTAAGCGTACTCGGACTTATACCTCAAAACATAATATATATACCTTGTATTGTATTTGTATCTGTACTAGCTATGCAGTTTTCCTTATCCATGGTTAAAAATAGATTAAATAAGCAGTGGACTACAAATGTTATTGGTAAAATAGCTTCATATTCTCTTATAATATTAATATGCACACTTATATGTTTTATGGGTTTTTTTATAGAAGGATATATAGTGCCAATTATTATAAAAATAGTAGTTTAA
- a CDS encoding N-acetylmuramoyl-L-alanine amidase, with the protein MKIAIDMGHCVSGYDLGARSLGIKEENLTREVGREIVKKLQAMGHTVVDCTKETSYSVSESLSYRANKANENNAELFISIHFNAGGGTGTEIYTYKGRKLKNTRNILNNMSKLGFRNRGIKDGAWIYVIRRTKCPAMLIEICFLDNKRDMELYKKLGKNAIAEAIVQGLELEDLNSKKDEDTAQITPKPEYRKSNMILRLQRQLNIQFNSKLVEDGILGPKTSSALVNVKKGAKGEITKIIQEILQKRGYNIGVSGVDGVFGQFTENALKAFQRDKNLVVDGIVGINTWRALLY; encoded by the coding sequence ATGAAAATAGCCATTGATATGGGGCATTGTGTGTCCGGTTATGATTTGGGAGCACGAAGCCTAGGAATTAAAGAAGAAAATTTAACTAGAGAAGTTGGCAGAGAAATAGTTAAAAAGTTGCAGGCTATGGGTCATACTGTTGTAGATTGTACAAAAGAAACCTCTTATAGTGTAAGTGAATCTCTTTCTTATAGGGCCAATAAAGCTAATGAAAACAATGCAGAATTATTTATAAGTATACACTTTAACGCTGGAGGAGGCACTGGCACAGAAATATACACTTATAAAGGACGAAAGCTTAAAAATACTAGAAATATATTGAATAATATGAGTAAATTAGGCTTTAGAAATAGAGGGATAAAAGATGGAGCTTGGATATATGTTATAAGAAGAACTAAATGTCCAGCTATGCTAATTGAGATTTGTTTTTTAGATAACAAAAGAGATATGGAACTTTATAAGAAATTAGGCAAAAATGCAATTGCAGAAGCAATTGTACAAGGATTAGAATTAGAAGATTTAAATTCAAAAAAAGATGAGGATACAGCACAAATTACGCCTAAACCAGAGTACAGAAAAAGTAATATGATTTTAAGGCTTCAAAGACAGCTAAATATTCAGTTTAATTCAAAACTTGTGGAAGATGGTATATTAGGTCCTAAGACATCATCTGCTTTAGTTAATGTGAAAAAAGGCGCTAAAGGTGAAATAACTAAAATAATACAGGAGATATTGCAGAAAAGGGGATATAATATAGGAGTCTCAGGTGTAGATGGTGTGTTTGGACAATTTACTGAAAATGCACTAAAAGCTTTTCAAAGGGATAAGAATTTAGTAGTAGATGGTATAGTAGGCATAAACACTTGGAGAGCACTACTTTATTAA